Proteins encoded by one window of Cyclobacteriaceae bacterium:
- a CDS encoding glycosyltransferase family 4 protein, giving the protein MKQGVVYLEGRPIAHPMHRRFAEAVTEYIDFIDVRMQWQDLGRSYLYNLICWFVNAKYLSSKYKSQDIFLIDNLHFTPVIMNMLFARPRKKLVVHLGSHTLYFIREKKFSRLNSWLHKQALQRYDALICEGQMAREIVTELLGEKAPKTYVTFLGPPSERVKALQSIKYANFSKVILIIANGPSDFRLFYKGLDVMIKAFGLAANQIADIKLKILGAWNEATIAKLLTGLEEHISSRISFEGSVTSIEDYLAEAGLCLHCSRGDAFPTSTIEAMTAGVPVIVSESTGTKEVLELVDSRLISSLDENQIADKIIWFFELSEHEKLMLSAACKREAENFTEEKAKEHYVKTFNNICKKLTLSRK; this is encoded by the coding sequence ATGAAGCAAGGTGTAGTTTATCTTGAGGGTCGACCAATTGCACACCCTATGCACCGAAGGTTTGCCGAAGCGGTGACAGAGTATATTGATTTTATTGATGTGAGAATGCAATGGCAAGATTTGGGACGTTCTTATTTATATAATCTCATCTGTTGGTTTGTAAATGCAAAGTATCTATCCTCAAAATACAAGAGCCAAGATATCTTCTTGATTGATAATCTCCATTTTACTCCGGTCATTATGAATATGTTGTTTGCTCGTCCTCGAAAAAAATTGGTAGTACATTTGGGTAGTCATACACTTTATTTTATTCGAGAAAAAAAGTTTTCCCGACTAAATTCATGGCTTCATAAACAGGCTTTGCAGCGGTACGATGCGCTAATTTGTGAAGGACAAATGGCAAGAGAAATAGTGACAGAGCTTTTAGGTGAAAAAGCACCAAAAACCTATGTTACTTTCTTGGGGCCACCAAGTGAGCGTGTAAAAGCACTTCAGTCAATTAAATATGCTAACTTTTCTAAAGTCATTCTTATCATTGCCAACGGCCCTTCGGATTTTCGCCTCTTTTATAAGGGCCTGGATGTAATGATTAAAGCTTTTGGATTGGCGGCTAATCAGATTGCGGATATCAAACTCAAAATACTGGGAGCTTGGAATGAAGCCACAATCGCCAAATTGCTTACAGGTTTAGAAGAGCATATTAGTAGTAGGATTTCTTTTGAAGGAAGCGTGACCAGCATTGAGGATTATTTAGCTGAAGCTGGATTGTGTTTACACTGTAGCCGTGGTGATGCCTTCCCAACCTCGACTATAGAGGCAATGACTGCTGGAGTACCAGTAATCGTGTCTGAATCAACTGGTACAAAGGAAGTGCTTGAGTTAGTTGATTCCAGATTGATTTCATCATTAGATGAAAATCAAATAGCAGATAAAATTATCTGGTTTTTTGAATTATCGGAACATGAGAAGTTAATGCTTTCCGCTGCTTGTAAACGAGAAGCGGAGAACTTTACGGAAGAAAAGGCCAAAGAACATTATGTTAAAACTTTTAATAACATTTGTAAAAAATTAACACTTTCAAGGAAGTGA
- the panB gene encoding 3-methyl-2-oxobutanoate hydroxymethyltransferase codes for MSVHKSEIKKITTHQLQEMKNRGEKIAMLTAYDYSMAKIIDGAGIDIILVGDSASNVMAGNETTLPITLDQMIYHGSSVVKAVNRALVVVDLPFGSYQGSSVEALRSAIRIMKEAGAHAVKLEGGSEVKDSVERILTAGIPVMGHLGLTPQSIYKFGTYSVRAKEDAEAKKLLEDAHLLQECGCFALVLEKIPATLAKQVASSLHIPVIGIGAGPDVDGQVLVMQDMLGINQDFKPRFLRRYADLHSAITNAVGQYVTDVKAKEFPNKGEMY; via the coding sequence ATGTCTGTTCATAAATCCGAAATCAAAAAAATCACTACGCACCAGCTTCAGGAGATGAAGAATCGTGGTGAAAAAATTGCCATGCTCACGGCCTACGATTACAGTATGGCAAAAATCATTGATGGCGCAGGCATTGATATTATTCTGGTAGGTGATTCGGCCTCCAACGTAATGGCCGGTAATGAGACTACACTGCCGATTACGCTTGATCAGATGATTTATCATGGATCATCAGTAGTAAAAGCAGTAAACCGTGCCTTGGTTGTTGTGGATCTTCCATTCGGATCGTACCAGGGAAGTTCAGTAGAAGCTTTGCGCTCGGCCATTCGCATTATGAAGGAGGCCGGTGCACATGCGGTTAAGTTGGAGGGAGGAAGTGAAGTAAAAGATTCGGTTGAACGCATTCTTACCGCAGGCATTCCGGTAATGGGGCACCTTGGATTAACCCCTCAATCGATTTATAAATTCGGAACGTATTCCGTTCGTGCAAAAGAAGATGCCGAAGCAAAAAAACTGTTAGAAGATGCTCACTTGTTACAAGAGTGTGGTTGTTTTGCGCTTGTGTTGGAGAAAATTCCAGCTACGTTGGCCAAGCAGGTAGCAAGTTCACTGCATATTCCGGTAATTGGTATTGGTGCAGGGCCAGATGTAGACGGACAAGTACTGGTCATGCAGGATATGTTGGGGATCAATCAGGATTTTAAACCACGGTTCTTACGCAGGTATGCTGATCTTCATTCTGCCATTACAAATGCGGTTGGCCAGTATGTAACCGATGTTAAGGCGAAGGAATTTCCCAACAAGGGCGAGATGTACTAA
- a CDS encoding class I SAM-dependent methyltransferase encodes MGLKSKFKTLLWFIKRPNMYRQLGFLLYQRLFPHPLEDTRAEATRWCQQRSVSSFKAIEILTGNERVLSIEELFPEFLANAQQIVNDLPVKMGGEADLELLYYLAEKWQAKTIVETGVAYGWSSSIFLLSLQHRPGGKLFSTDMPYPKMNNESFVGCVVPDELKSNWTLVSLPDRQALTKIKRKIEEIDLCHYDSDKSYRGRMWAYKKLWHILRSGGLFISDDVNDNVAFRDFSNKLGLKPIVVFYEPENKYVGILVKSI; translated from the coding sequence ATGGGTTTAAAAAGTAAATTCAAAACTTTGTTGTGGTTTATAAAAAGACCCAATATGTATCGTCAATTGGGTTTTCTTTTATACCAACGATTATTTCCGCATCCACTGGAAGATACAAGAGCTGAGGCAACCAGATGGTGTCAGCAACGAAGCGTTTCCTCTTTTAAGGCAATTGAAATATTGACTGGCAATGAAAGGGTTTTATCGATAGAAGAATTATTTCCGGAATTTTTGGCTAACGCCCAGCAAATTGTAAATGACTTGCCTGTTAAAATGGGTGGTGAAGCTGATCTTGAGCTTTTGTATTATTTAGCTGAGAAATGGCAAGCAAAAACTATTGTTGAGACTGGGGTGGCTTACGGTTGGTCATCTTCAATATTTTTGCTTTCACTCCAACATAGACCAGGCGGAAAACTTTTTAGTACGGATATGCCTTACCCCAAAATGAATAATGAAAGTTTTGTGGGATGTGTTGTTCCGGATGAACTAAAATCCAACTGGACTTTAGTATCTCTTCCAGATCGTCAGGCATTAACGAAGATTAAAAGGAAAATAGAAGAAATAGATCTATGTCATTATGATAGTGACAAATCGTATCGCGGTAGAATGTGGGCTTATAAGAAATTATGGCATATTCTTCGTTCAGGAGGTCTCTTTATTTCTGATGACGTGAATGACAACGTTGCATTTAGGGACTTTTCAAACAAGTTGGGTTTAAAACCAATAGTTGTTTTTTATGAGCCAGAGAATAAGTATGTGGGCATTTTGGTGAAATCGATTTGA
- a CDS encoding glycosyltransferase, with amino-acid sequence MKEKRNILYLTYDGLTDPLGGSQILPYLIGLSSSYNITVISFEKKSAFIQYSSNIEEVIEGKIKWIPKQYLKWPPVVSTLYNLVGLWYECKLLSQDNHFHIVHCRSYITSLIGLWFKSKFKSRFVFDMRGFWADERVEGGIWNLRNPIFALIYKYFKHKELEFIHEADHVVVLTEKAKQILKSWGRNHAVSVIPCCVDTDFFTPYRVEDASKLSIRQSLNLKSNEFVLTYIGSLGTWYMLNEMLDFFKSLKLLQEDAKFLILTGELKDTIYAVAEERGVKTTDLIIKRVQRNEMPIYISISDFTILFIRNTFSKQGSSPTKLGESLAMGIPVIANAGIGDIDVLFKDGNIGMIIEEFSFRKYQESVKKVLEFKGNILAIRNQAESYLSLNRGIILYSNIYKVLLDQEDDS; translated from the coding sequence TTGAAAGAAAAACGCAACATTCTCTATCTTACTTATGATGGACTGACAGATCCGTTGGGAGGGTCACAAATATTGCCCTATTTGATCGGATTGTCTAGTAGTTATAATATCACTGTAATCTCATTTGAAAAGAAGAGTGCTTTTATTCAGTATAGTAGCAATATTGAGGAAGTTATTGAAGGTAAAATCAAATGGATACCAAAGCAATATTTAAAGTGGCCGCCAGTTGTTTCAACTCTTTACAATCTTGTTGGGTTATGGTATGAATGTAAGTTGCTGTCACAAGATAATCACTTTCATATTGTTCATTGTCGAAGTTACATAACAAGCCTTATTGGCTTGTGGTTTAAAAGCAAATTTAAATCCCGTTTTGTTTTTGATATGCGTGGCTTTTGGGCTGATGAGCGTGTTGAGGGAGGTATTTGGAATTTAAGAAATCCAATTTTTGCGCTCATCTACAAATACTTTAAGCACAAGGAACTTGAGTTTATACACGAAGCGGATCACGTTGTGGTCTTGACTGAAAAAGCCAAACAAATCCTAAAGTCGTGGGGCAGAAATCATGCTGTATCCGTAATCCCTTGCTGTGTAGATACTGACTTTTTCACACCATATAGAGTAGAAGACGCTTCAAAACTTAGCATTCGACAATCGCTTAATTTGAAATCAAATGAGTTTGTGTTAACATATATAGGGTCATTGGGAACCTGGTATATGTTGAACGAAATGCTTGATTTCTTCAAAAGTCTTAAACTTCTACAAGAAGATGCCAAATTCTTGATTTTAACCGGTGAGCTAAAAGACACGATCTATGCCGTGGCCGAAGAGCGGGGGGTGAAAACAACTGATCTTATAATTAAAAGAGTTCAAAGAAATGAGATGCCTATTTACATTTCTATATCTGACTTCACAATTTTGTTTATTAGAAATACATTCTCAAAGCAAGGATCTTCACCAACAAAACTAGGTGAGTCACTGGCGATGGGGATCCCCGTTATAGCGAATGCAGGAATAGGTGATATTGATGTGCTGTTTAAGGACGGCAATATCGGAATGATAATAGAGGAATTTTCTTTTCGCAAGTATCAGGAAAGTGTCAAGAAGGTGCTTGAGTTTAAAGGTAATATCCTAGCCATCCGAAACCAAGCAGAAAGTTATTTATCCCTTAACCGCGGCATAATTCTATATAGCAATATCTACAAAGTCCTTTTAGATCAAGAAGACGATTCTTAA
- a CDS encoding glycosyltransferase family 4 protein, producing the protein MKKTRVIHLVNSLALDGSGKVVMDLCRLIPNDKYDVSVVSLTQEISLSKLPQWPNHIPVFSFDYFFDSNYSLRRYITLFFIRSITLSRGSEIIRCIEELKPDVLHCHLQPRELILALELKKRINVRLLFTDHLKRLECGKYSSLNLYGLAWTYRKIFSHFHIVAVSKSVQEYHIHFSLINKSMIHRLIENKIDTSYFLPGKKSGDSLRVIYVARLEARKGHKVLLKAWSKLGKPKCPVELQLLGDGDEAFIKELKSLVEPGRDQFPVRFVGSIQNVLPYLQAADIAVFPSFQEGLSISFLEKMSCALPVIASDIPELAQLISNMENGLLFRTGDSEDLCSKLELLINDRELREKLGGKARRFVMDHYDISNLKTEYEEVYKGILALP; encoded by the coding sequence TTGAAAAAGACACGAGTAATCCATTTGGTGAATAGCCTTGCCCTGGACGGTTCAGGGAAAGTAGTGATGGATTTATGTAGGCTAATTCCAAATGATAAATATGATGTAAGCGTGGTTTCCTTGACGCAGGAAATATCACTTTCAAAATTGCCTCAATGGCCTAACCACATACCTGTATTTTCTTTCGATTATTTTTTTGATTCCAATTATTCCCTGAGAAGATACATTACTTTGTTCTTTATCAGAAGCATAACCTTGAGCAGAGGAAGTGAGATAATCAGGTGTATCGAAGAACTCAAACCCGATGTTTTGCATTGCCACCTTCAGCCACGGGAACTTATTTTAGCGCTAGAGCTCAAGAAAAGAATCAATGTTAGACTTTTGTTCACAGATCATTTGAAGAGGTTAGAATGCGGTAAGTATTCATCGTTAAATCTATATGGTTTGGCTTGGACGTATCGTAAAATTTTTTCTCATTTTCATATAGTAGCGGTTTCAAAAAGCGTACAGGAGTATCATATTCATTTTTCGTTGATAAATAAAAGCATGATCCATCGGCTAATAGAAAATAAGATTGATACTTCATATTTCTTACCGGGTAAGAAAAGTGGTGACTCTTTACGTGTAATCTATGTGGCTCGACTTGAAGCCCGAAAGGGCCATAAGGTATTGTTGAAAGCATGGTCAAAATTAGGGAAACCTAAATGTCCAGTTGAGTTACAGTTGTTAGGAGATGGAGATGAAGCTTTTATAAAAGAACTAAAGTCTTTAGTGGAGCCAGGTCGTGACCAATTCCCGGTTAGGTTTGTTGGGAGTATTCAAAATGTCCTTCCGTATTTACAAGCCGCAGATATTGCTGTTTTTCCATCGTTCCAAGAGGGACTCTCCATTTCATTTTTAGAGAAAATGTCATGTGCCTTGCCAGTTATTGCCTCAGATATTCCTGAACTGGCTCAACTGATAAGCAATATGGAAAACGGATTGCTTTTTAGAACGGGTGATTCAGAGGATTTGTGTAGTAAACTGGAGCTATTAATCAATGATCGAGAACTTCGTGAGAAGCTTGGTGGTAAGGCACGTAGATTTGTAATGGATCATTACGATATCTCAAACCTGAAAACTGAGTATGAAGAAGTTTACAAAGGAATTCTTGCTCTACCATAA
- a CDS encoding glycosyltransferase family 4 protein yields the protein MNILFYQPYNQAVPYIESVGEQFVRERHSVFFLTHDPEGIAHENFRKVGCKTYSLPIKRNFFFQYYFLRIWKLTEFCRVHNIDAVYSHFQEANLISVIAQYFCRSTFIINRHHTDCAFVDNNVREKWGDKIINRLSKIYIATSPKVQQQMVEIEKTAPSKVKLINYGYKFDNLPIPDDTKVKAIRNRFPAKLLLVQAARYIPEKRHELLLDAIQKIISLGFNVKLLLLGKGPLEKEIESQIKANRLEGHVFQLGFQSNIMDYYAAADLIVHFSISEASNSAIKEAALADTPVAVCSNVGDFDDYIVHEKNGFLLDYYNPATDLIHIVSDIMMGEYNLEELGRQLHSDVVQKFDIKNVIKDYQTLNSIILNGFKK from the coding sequence GTGAATATTCTATTTTATCAACCATATAACCAGGCTGTTCCATACATTGAATCTGTTGGCGAACAATTTGTTCGGGAAAGGCACAGCGTTTTTTTTCTTACTCATGATCCTGAAGGAATTGCTCATGAAAATTTTCGAAAAGTGGGATGTAAAACTTATAGCTTACCCATTAAAAGAAATTTTTTTTTCCAATACTATTTCTTAAGAATATGGAAACTGACTGAGTTTTGTCGTGTACATAATATTGATGCTGTATATAGTCATTTTCAAGAGGCTAATCTTATTTCAGTGATTGCACAGTATTTTTGCCGATCAACATTTATAATCAACAGGCATCATACAGATTGCGCATTTGTAGATAATAATGTTCGTGAAAAATGGGGTGATAAAATAATTAATCGGCTATCCAAAATTTATATTGCCACATCACCAAAAGTACAACAGCAAATGGTAGAAATAGAAAAGACCGCTCCTTCAAAGGTAAAGTTGATAAACTATGGATATAAATTTGATAACCTGCCAATTCCTGATGATACTAAAGTTAAGGCAATAAGAAATCGGTTCCCTGCTAAATTACTATTGGTTCAAGCGGCCCGATATATTCCTGAAAAGAGGCATGAGCTATTATTAGATGCAATACAAAAAATAATTAGCTTAGGATTTAATGTAAAACTTTTATTATTAGGTAAAGGTCCTTTAGAAAAAGAAATTGAAAGCCAGATTAAAGCTAACCGCCTTGAAGGTCATGTTTTTCAGCTTGGATTTCAATCAAACATAATGGACTACTATGCGGCTGCTGATTTAATTGTTCACTTTTCAATTTCTGAAGCAAGCAACAGCGCAATAAAGGAGGCTGCTCTTGCTGACACTCCGGTGGCTGTATGTTCAAATGTTGGCGATTTTGATGATTATATTGTCCACGAAAAAAATGGCTTTCTATTGGATTATTATAACCCTGCTACTGATCTCATTCATATCGTTTCGGATATAATGATGGGAGAGTATAACTTAGAAGAACTCGGCCGTCAGTTGCACAGTGATGTTGTGCAGAAGTTTGACATTAAGAATGTGATAAAGGACTACCAGACGCTTAACAGTATAATATTAAATGGGTTTAAAAAGTAA
- a CDS encoding PKD domain-containing protein: protein MIAMRYCVLILVCFLQLTVNISVKAQLPIAEFLAPGSVCLNQRIDFVNLSQNADFYEWDFCEGDLLQVPTGLTIGSLSDAFNPKEMDVVKAGDNWYGFATSRNTNAIYRISYGTNLNNPTPQITNLGNIGNALAGPEQIKLVQENGTWYGLVVNSSTSTLMRLIFGESLESTPTIELIASNISAANSGMDIGITNDEIVVIVTNSVNQTLQIINLRNSIENTPQPLDIITVSAPLGASSLDDINLIRSDGQWYALLIAFNSRTIYRLDFGASLFMVPSFSQIITPSFATNERPSGVKMTIDAGRFIGIVQTFNGSLFRLDFGANIVNSNPTVTSLGNLGLLANSVNFECVKDGSNWYGFVINQTSRTIARISFPNICFANISSSNEWNPTGIEYTASQTYFASLIARKGNNYDYYSKAIDVSSNMAPDIEFSSQNVCINNNVEFTSQNTSENITSYAWDFGDMNTSSVPDPVHIYTTAGNYEVRLSVIASNGCGNLERDHITIFNQPIVDFNLPAVSPICTNQNYEIINNSIFEAALTPVWEWSVNGQVVTTNQNLNFAFQSPVSQELKLIASIPGCTSEIVKTINSVTEGPLVNFSSFGQCQDAPVTFTNETTGAVNGYNWDFGDGQNSIDEDPLNSYGSPGTFDVTLTAFGTSGCNNTKTESVTIYSKPLANFSVALPPFSCSGTPTQFTDITPNPFDSNLASWQWNFGDGSGSSTARNPQYTFQNAGDYSVSLTATTNFGCSAIVQKPVTISPSPVANFTNSPPCLGVPINFTNTSTGSLQSQQWQIQSSFYTVANPVHAFLTSGDKNVTLNVTATNGCIASVSRTLNVPTVLTPDFSVSRNCINQETEFTDITNDAADTVVGYAWNFAGLGNGTENPQVFSFANTGNFNVSLSVTTQTGCVHSTAKNVSIINSPQASFIATPSFGPPPLQVQFTNTSTNATTYLWEFKDPNTSSSTSVSPSFTFSELGSYEVDLTAFNAQGCSTLFSRLIEVVIPFTDVALTQLELIETGQASVKPVVTIQNKGNIAITNLPLTFEVDGTAFRTFVTTSIPPNSSYYHLSDFELPASSSLTYVCALAEIEDTSPDDNQLCASVDQSIVVLAPYPNPATAQSHIDVQWIVRENRAVEVFMINSIGQTVYSERVNSVSGLNTFRLPATGFQTGLYFLQVRSGDFSRTHRLMIQE, encoded by the coding sequence ATGATTGCTATGCGGTATTGTGTGTTGATTCTTGTTTGTTTTCTTCAGCTGACTGTAAACATTTCAGTCAAAGCTCAACTTCCTATAGCAGAATTCTTAGCACCGGGTTCAGTTTGTCTAAATCAGCGCATTGATTTTGTTAACCTATCTCAAAATGCAGATTTCTATGAATGGGATTTTTGTGAAGGTGATCTTCTCCAAGTTCCTACAGGGCTAACTATTGGCTCGCTTTCTGATGCCTTCAATCCGAAGGAGATGGACGTTGTGAAGGCTGGAGACAATTGGTATGGTTTTGCAACTAGTCGCAATACGAACGCTATCTATAGGATTAGCTATGGTACAAATCTAAACAATCCAACGCCACAGATCACAAATTTGGGTAATATTGGCAATGCTCTTGCTGGCCCCGAGCAGATAAAACTTGTTCAGGAAAATGGCACATGGTACGGTTTAGTGGTGAATAGTAGTACATCCACCTTGATGCGTTTGATATTTGGAGAATCGCTAGAGTCAACCCCTACAATCGAACTGATTGCTTCTAATATAAGTGCTGCAAATAGTGGTATGGATATTGGGATTACAAATGATGAAATAGTTGTAATTGTTACAAATTCCGTTAATCAGACACTTCAAATTATAAATTTGAGAAACTCAATCGAAAATACTCCTCAACCATTGGATATAATTACCGTTTCTGCTCCACTTGGTGCATCATCACTTGATGACATCAATCTTATAAGAAGTGATGGGCAATGGTATGCGTTGTTGATTGCATTCAATTCAAGAACTATATATAGGTTAGATTTTGGTGCGTCTCTATTTATGGTTCCTTCATTTTCGCAAATAATTACACCATCGTTTGCCACAAATGAACGACCGTCAGGAGTAAAAATGACCATCGATGCAGGAAGGTTTATTGGAATAGTTCAAACTTTTAATGGTTCGTTGTTTCGGTTAGATTTTGGTGCGAACATAGTGAACAGCAATCCAACTGTGACTAGTTTGGGGAATCTTGGTCTTCTAGCAAACAGTGTAAACTTTGAGTGTGTTAAGGATGGATCAAATTGGTATGGTTTTGTAATCAACCAAACAAGTAGAACAATCGCGAGGATTAGCTTCCCCAATATTTGTTTTGCGAATATTTCTTCATCCAACGAATGGAACCCAACAGGAATTGAGTACACCGCCTCTCAGACGTATTTTGCTTCTTTAATCGCTAGGAAAGGAAATAATTATGATTATTACAGTAAAGCGATCGATGTTTCGTCAAACATGGCACCCGATATTGAATTTAGTTCTCAAAACGTTTGCATAAATAACAATGTTGAATTTACCTCACAAAATACATCGGAAAATATTACATCTTATGCATGGGATTTTGGTGACATGAACACTTCTTCAGTGCCCGATCCGGTCCATATCTACACCACAGCAGGCAATTATGAAGTTCGTTTATCTGTTATAGCATCAAATGGGTGTGGCAACTTAGAACGCGATCATATTACAATTTTTAATCAACCTATCGTTGATTTTAACCTTCCTGCTGTATCACCGATTTGTACGAATCAAAATTATGAAATTATTAATAATTCTATTTTTGAAGCCGCACTTACTCCTGTTTGGGAATGGAGTGTGAATGGACAAGTAGTGACCACTAATCAAAATTTGAACTTTGCATTTCAGAGCCCTGTCAGTCAGGAGTTGAAACTTATAGCCTCAATACCTGGCTGCACAAGCGAGATTGTGAAGACTATCAATTCAGTAACCGAAGGCCCCCTTGTAAACTTCTCCTCATTCGGCCAGTGCCAGGATGCTCCGGTAACATTTACCAATGAAACAACCGGAGCGGTGAATGGGTATAACTGGGATTTTGGTGACGGACAAAATTCGATTGATGAAGATCCGCTAAACAGTTACGGTTCGCCCGGTACGTTTGATGTAACCCTTACGGCTTTTGGTACATCGGGGTGTAACAACACCAAAACAGAATCAGTAACCATTTACTCGAAACCTCTTGCTAACTTTTCCGTTGCGTTACCACCTTTTTCGTGTTCAGGTACGCCCACACAATTCACTGACATTACCCCAAATCCATTCGATAGTAATTTAGCCTCCTGGCAGTGGAATTTTGGAGATGGAAGCGGGTCGTCAACTGCACGTAATCCTCAGTACACCTTTCAAAATGCTGGTGACTATTCCGTAAGTCTTACAGCAACAACCAACTTTGGTTGCTCGGCCATTGTTCAAAAGCCTGTTACCATCTCTCCATCGCCCGTGGCAAACTTCACCAATTCTCCACCTTGCTTGGGAGTGCCCATAAACTTTACCAATACATCAACCGGATCGCTGCAATCACAACAGTGGCAAATTCAGAGCTCGTTTTATACGGTTGCCAACCCGGTGCACGCCTTTCTCACATCGGGCGATAAAAATGTAACGCTCAATGTAACGGCAACCAACGGTTGTATTGCTTCCGTTAGTCGCACGCTTAATGTTCCAACTGTTCTTACACCAGACTTCTCCGTATCAAGAAATTGTATTAACCAAGAAACTGAATTCACCGATATTACCAACGATGCCGCTGACACTGTAGTGGGATATGCCTGGAATTTTGCTGGCTTGGGTAACGGAACAGAAAACCCTCAGGTGTTTAGTTTTGCCAATACGGGTAATTTTAATGTTTCATTGTCGGTAACCACGCAAACAGGGTGCGTACACAGCACGGCAAAAAATGTTTCCATTATTAATTCACCACAAGCTAGTTTTATAGCTACGCCATCTTTTGGTCCTCCGCCCTTACAGGTTCAGTTTACAAACACATCAACGAATGCAACTACCTACCTGTGGGAGTTTAAAGATCCGAATACTTCAAGCAGCACTTCGGTTTCCCCATCGTTTACATTTTCAGAATTGGGCTCATATGAAGTTGATCTTACTGCATTTAATGCACAGGGCTGCTCAACTCTTTTTAGCAGACTCATAGAAGTCGTTATACCGTTCACTGATGTTGCCCTTACGCAACTTGAACTTATTGAAACCGGACAGGCTTCTGTTAAACCAGTAGTAACCATTCAAAACAAAGGCAACATTGCCATCACGAATTTGCCCTTAACGTTTGAAGTGGACGGAACTGCGTTTCGCACGTTCGTAACCACTTCAATCCCTCCGAATTCAAGTTACTACCACCTGTCGGATTTTGAGTTACCCGCATCTTCGTCATTAACTTATGTTTGTGCCTTGGCCGAAATCGAAGACACTTCTCCCGATGACAACCAACTTTGTGCCTCCGTTGATCAGTCCATTGTTGTGTTGGCCCCGTACCCCAATCCGGCAACGGCCCAATCACACATTGACGTGCAATGGATTGTTCGTGAAAATCGGGCAGTGGAGGTGTTTATGATCAACTCAATTGGACAAACGGTGTATTCTGAAAGGGTAAACTCAGTTTCGGGACTCAATACGTTCCGCCTGCCTGCAACTGGCTTTCAAACCGGACTTTACTTTTTACAGGTACGATCAGGTGATTTTTCCCGTACCCATCGCCTGATGATTCAGGAATAA
- a CDS encoding phosphoribosyltransferase family protein, with translation MVSEKTLILDAAQVKQKIRRMAFEIYENNFKEKSVIIAGIDGQGYVLAKLLTKEIEAISSIEAKLVKVSLDKLAPQQGEVILDCDTKEVRKKSIILVDDVLNTGRTLAYGLKPFLDTDVKKIETAVLVNRSHANFPIYPQYTGYALATTIKDHVEVVLGKESAVYLK, from the coding sequence ATGGTTTCGGAAAAAACGTTGATTCTGGATGCTGCCCAGGTGAAGCAGAAAATCCGCAGGATGGCTTTTGAGATTTATGAAAATAATTTCAAAGAGAAGTCCGTCATCATTGCGGGTATAGATGGTCAGGGATATGTGCTGGCTAAACTGTTGACCAAAGAAATTGAGGCGATTTCCTCCATTGAAGCCAAATTGGTAAAAGTGAGCCTGGATAAATTGGCGCCACAACAAGGTGAGGTTATTCTGGATTGTGATACCAAAGAGGTTAGAAAGAAATCCATTATTCTGGTGGATGATGTGCTTAACACGGGAAGAACGTTGGCATACGGCCTTAAACCTTTTCTGGACACGGATGTGAAAAAAATTGAAACCGCAGTTTTAGTGAATCGGAGTCACGCTAATTTTCCGATCTATCCGCAATACACTGGTTATGCGTTGGCCACAACCATTAAAGATCATGTAGAAGTTGTGCTTGGAAAAGAGTCGGCTGTTTACCTTAAGTAA
- a CDS encoding Lrp/AsnC family transcriptional regulator, with amino-acid sequence MKNIKLDNTDRKILELLQRNSNITNALLAKEIGLSPAPTLERVNKLENGGVIKSYHAVIDPASVGLGVSTFVMVTLKGHNKENIEKFMNAINKVEEVIECHHITGAGDFILKIICADIAAYQQLMLEKVSNIDVVDSLQSMVILSTMKNSKVLPIPN; translated from the coding sequence ATGAAAAATATAAAACTCGACAATACTGACCGGAAAATTCTGGAATTGCTTCAGCGTAATTCCAATATCACCAATGCCCTCCTGGCAAAGGAAATTGGATTATCGCCTGCGCCTACCTTGGAACGGGTTAACAAACTTGAGAATGGTGGCGTAATAAAAAGCTACCATGCGGTAATCGATCCGGCTTCTGTTGGGCTTGGAGTAAGCACGTTTGTAATGGTTACTTTGAAAGGTCACAACAAGGAAAACATTGAGAAATTCATGAACGCCATCAACAAAGTTGAAGAAGTGATCGAATGTCACCACATTACCGGTGCTGGCGATTTTATTTTAAAGATTATCTGTGCCGATATCGCTGCGTACCAACAATTGATGCTGGAGAAAGTTTCCAATATTGATGTTGTTGACAGCCTTCAGTCGATGGTGATTCTTTCCACCATGAAGAACAGCAAAGTGTTGCCTATTCCAAACTAA